Part of the Candidatus Melainabacteria bacterium genome, CCAAGCAAACGCTTCAAGGTGGCATTTTCTTCTTCCAGTGATTTCATCTTTTTGACTTCACTGACCTGCATGCCACCATATTTCGAGCGCCACTTGTAAAACGTTTGCTCCGAGATCCCGTGCTTCCTGCAGAGCTCGGAATTCCCAATCCCGGCCTCGGATTCCTTGAGAATGGCTATGATCTGCTCTTCTGTGAATCGGCTTTTCTTCATGCTGACGTCCTTCTAGCGCTTAGTCTAGATTTGTCGGTTGTCAGCTGTCAACTTCTTTTTGGACCTAACATCGGGGTCACATCACTCCGTATCCAGGCTCTGCAAATGGTAGTAGCATGTTTTGCTGGATGTTGATTTCATTGTTTTGAGTTGGGTTGAAATTACGACGGTTTT contains:
- a CDS encoding transposase — translated: MKKSRFTEEQIIAILKESEAGIGNSELCRKHGISEQTFYKWRSKYGGMQVSEVKKMKSLEEENATLKRLLG